The DNA sequence ACTGAAGCACCATGAGAAAGAAGCATTTGTGCAGCCTGATTGCAACCATTCTTAGCAGCCATATGAAGAGGAGTTTCACCATACTGCAAAGAACATAATAAAACCATAAGAAAGTCGACTTGGTTTATTTGGGACCCAGCAAAAGCAAGTACATATCCTTAAGATGGCAAGAAGCAAAAAAATCAAACGATTTTAcacataccatgttcttggctTCCAATTCAACCTTTTCTGATCCTTGCCAGTCAAGCAGAACTTTAACTATCTCAACACTATTGTGACCAGCACAGACATGAAGAGGTGTATGTGCCATCTGCATtcaataaagaaatttaaaGCCAGAACTTGAAAATAAAAGACCATGATAGAGATTCCAATAACAGACAGAaagaatgaatctgcaagttacatcttttcaataaaatatagaagGATGTACAATAATTGAACGAGAAAAAAGATCCAAATTTCAACCCATCATTACACATAACATCTTAGATACAGAGCAATGGAGTCAAAAATGGAGCTTGGTAATTTAAATCACCTTCCAAAGAGAATCTAACAAGTCATTATtcaataacaataaaaatatagactcaatctttattaaaaatatataagatgaGCAGATTGGCAGGTAAATTTCCTACTTGATTAAAGGATAGAAGAAGGATAACATGAAAAAgtgatttattatatatgattagaAGTTGTTGAAGGAAACATgttcatattattaattaaaacgGACGACCTTGATGACCAATCAAAGATAATCCATCTAACTTCTTAAATCATTAACCCACTTTCATCTTTAGATTTTAAAGTTCGCTGAGGTTATATGGATTTTCCATTGAAATAGTTATAAAGTGACTCCATAATATGATCAAGTAAAATTAGTAATGACAGACATTAGTTGAGTAAATTTactaaaaagaagagaaaattgtAGCCAAGGAAAATGAAGGCAAAGAATCTAGATTCTCAATATATTCACCATATTACTTCTAATCCATCAAAAAGTTAGCCTGCACTCTATCCCAATAACAAATTATGAACCATAACCCTGTTTAAGACTCTCTTCAAGTCTCGATTACCAGAGGGCACTTCTATTGCTtaagtttttaaaaatgtaGAAGCTTTACATCAAAATTATTCCTACTCATCTCAATACATAAGCAGAGCTCACATTATTTGCTCTTGCAGGTAAAAACTTAGACATAAAAGTGAATTATACATTACTGCATTACCTTGTTGTATTGCCCAACAACCAAAGACAAAAACGAGCGTACTTTATGGAGGCAGGCAAAATAATCACGACTACAAATCTTGCAACATACATAATTACATACAGAAGACATAATTAACATTAACCTATTTTCAGATCATCAAAGAACATAcacatcaaaattaaaaattcagcagaacaaacaaatatataattacacacacacaaattagACATTAACACCCAGGCGGTGAAAAAAAGTCATTTAAACCCATGAATTTCAAAACCCCTACTAAAAAGACAATATCTTGCAACATAATCGTCTAAAAAAGTCATTAAAATCATAAGTTGCTTCAAATAAACAAAAGGGTCATTCAAAAACATCAAATTAGCCCAAATAAACAAAAGGGGTCATCCAAAATCATCAAATTTCACCAAACAAACAAAAGGGGCCATCCAAAACCACAAATTATGTACATTAAACAAAACGGGTCATTCAAAAGCAACAAATTACTCAAACTAAACAAAAGGAATCATAAGAAAAAGGcaaaaaaaacacaaagaaaCTGAAAATCAAGAACATACAACAGGGTTGCGATCATTAACAAGAGAAGGGTTGTCTTTAAGAAGCTTCAAAAATCCATTGAGATCTCCAGCTTGAGCACATCCATGAAGGGTGTTGGGCTTGGCAGATCTTGCCCGTTGATCTTGCTTGTTATTCCTCAGCATCTTCTTGAAAACCCCAACAAACAAAAATCTCTCCCCTCTCTGAAAAGATGGTGATAaaatttagagagagaaagagagaggagagggagagagagagagggagagaaaggAGAGAGGGAAGAAAAGTGCTGGAGATTATATGTCTTGGGATTTGTAATAAAATGGAGGAGTAGTTTTGTGGTCAGTGTAGATATGAAATGGGAATGAAATTTCCTTGACTGACGCTTTGCCACCGGTTTTGACTTGTCCGACAAAATCGGaggatataatattataatattatataataataattaataattaatatttgcaaagcatttaaaatgtttataagtttattagattttttaaaaataatattgccGTGGCTGATACTTTCAAGTACAAATAAATCATGCCAAATATGTTAGTAGAACTATTTTTCGTGACCATGTTAAATTTGCCCGAATCTAAGTTATATTTGGGCAGACCtaatttttcaaaacaatatttagtttttgaaataagtacaaatttatttatttatttaaaagaaatacATATTTAATGGATGTGTCGTGTATAGACAtgtttttcataataataagtattatattcatgaaaatGACATAAATAAAGGGGCTTTTAGTGATACAGATGAACATAAATTGGAAAAAAGACGTAATTGAATTTGAGGGAAAAGTGGTCTGtcagtgtttttttttaaaacaaaaaaagtaCTGGTAGTCGGTGAGTTGTTGGTCCATCCaattaataaaatgtaatttattaaataacaaatatttgatGTTGTAGCAATAGTTTTGTGAAGAATGGTTATGGATCATGATTTAGATTTTGAAAGCAACAGAAATTTAGTCACTATTAGCTGTAAAATAGCTGGGATAATTATTTAGATCAAGTATATAGAATGGGAAATAATTGAGACAAACACTCAATACTTAGCTGTTAACGTAAAGTATACTGAAGTGGACTCCTAACAAAAAGGAAAGTCCAGTTATAAGTTTGTACCATCAGGTAATCAACAATACTTGAATGAATTGTGCAAGGCAATGCAATGAGATTCAGGATTTTCATGGAACAACTGTAAAGACTTGTACATCTTTCATCTGGGGACTTCTAACTGAGTACTGGAATGTCCATCCATGGCATGCCCCTGCATGTAATCCGTTCTTGTTGACCGCAAAAACAGCTCCGATAAAATCTGGGAATTTTCTTCTGATTCGTGATATTGCATCTCTGGCAGCAAGGATTGGTTCCATTCCTAATCTCATGCTCTCTACAACTTGATAACTGAAATTTGAATGGAGAATGTGGATCAGAATTTTAGTATCGGTGGATAAAAGTGGGAAAGTTGACATAGCATGACATTTATATATCACGGGTGATGCTAGAATTTCAGCTGAAAGTAGCTCGGAATTATGGGTAAatatatggattttaataaGATTCTAATTATATCAGGCAACACTATCAACCATCAGACTCATACTCTTATCCCCGTTTCAGACCCTGAGTGCCGGTCCGCTTACCAAGAAATAAAAAAGGACCCAGGGCCAGAGCTAGTTGGGTTGGTGACACGggattttctgttttttttcccAGAGAAATTTTTAGTAGAGCAACCTTTCACCTGAACAATTGCGGTTCCTGCCTTGGCATTGAAAGCTATTCTACTCCTGCCTGGTCAAAGGAGGGGAGAGGCTCGGGATGGATTTAGGAGTCATTGTGCGAGCAGGTTCCCGCACGTTACACATCCCAATAGCATATAATTGGAGCTCAATATGAAatagattttataataaagtgcATCTGAGGACATCTATCTTGTACCGATCTTATCTGAAGATGTATATCTTCTAACAATGAAAGATAACTGAACACTGATTTCATAACACCAAAATCCAAAATGACTTGCCatgatttagcaaaaaaagaaagaaaaagaaatgactTGCAACAGAAGAAGAAGCATCATTAAAACATTATATCATGAACTGATACGTGATACTCATGTCACTCATCTCTTTGATACTTTAACACAACAGATGGCTTACCATGGAAGAAAGCGCATCATAATATCACCATCACCAGTTGCACCACATGCTCCAACCTCACTATCAGCATATGCGGAAGATCCAGCAATAGGTCCATCACCAACCCTTGCATTTTCCAAAAGATTGATTTAGCAAATTACTAGACATTGATTCATACAGAAAACCATACACAAAGATAAGGACAGCCTGCACTATTATCATTTACTGTTCGCTTGTAACTTTTAAAACGATAAGTTTATCCTCTGGATATCCAGTTATTATTCAAGGTTTTATTTGCCTTGTACACATCATTTTAATCTGTATTAATTCTCTTAATTTAACCAGATATAAATAGGTGGCTTTCCCACATATTAGCTCTCTCCATGCTATTGACTATTGAGATGCCCAAGCAGCTTATGCTTACCGCACACATGGGAAAAGAGAAAAACTGAACACTGTCAACATAAGACTGCTATCTAGCCATTAATTTTAGTTGCTAACCTAATTTATTTTGCATCCCTTCCACCCTAAAACCGAGACTTTTAAGGCCTTGCTAACTATATCAAatcaaacaatattatataaattttaaacatctTCTCTGATTCATAAGTACATTTTAACTGATTGATAGAACTGGGAGTACATCTTCTCTGATTCATAGAGCTGGGAGTCTGAGAATCTTCAGACTGAAACTCTTAACCCTGAAAACTTACAAGCATAACCAAAGTGGCCTATGacaatcaatataattttattacgtTAAGGGAACCCAGTGGAGAGAGTAAGATGATGATACGAATTAAAGACTACTAAtgtcaaaaaaattgtattagcATTTTACAtgtgttaaaacttaaaaggcCATTTGGGCTTCTGAGTTCTAATACCTTCCAGGAATTTTAAAGCTTGCTCCATTCGTCGAAGTACCAACTGCAATGTGTCCCATCTGAAAAATGATGTAATACAATTAAAGGACTCAGTTTTTTATGATTCACTAATTCAAAGAAAGTTGCAAACTACTGCTTACTCTATCAAAAACAGCCATGGATATTGTGTCATGGTTATGCCTACCAACATGAGATGTAACTGAGCCGCAATTTTGTATAAACTTGTTTGCTGAACATGTCTTACCAAAGTCCATAGAATCCTTAAGATGATAAGGGCCACAACTATTAGAGGGTAGAACATTTTTCCTGAAATTTGGCTGACAGTCATTTTCTTTCCACTTTATCCATTTATCCATGGACTCAGGTGAACTGAGGTTGGAAGGTCCAGAAAGACCCATGGAAATCGCAAAGGCTGAGGCTTGATCTCCAACAAGCATAGTGTGTTGAGTGTGCTGCATCACTAATTTTGCCGCTCTGATGCCATCTTTAACAAACCTCATTGCACCAACAGCTCCGACCTCCATTGTGACCTGCACGAGTCTTAGCAGACCCAAGGGAGATCATAAACTTAAAAGCTTGCTAGACAAAACCGCCATGGAGAGCGCATCACATATAAATAGACATTAAACTCTTATTACCCCATTCATGATCAAAGCATCCATTGTAGATTCACCATTTTCATCTGGACTACCGCCTGGTCCAACTGTTGGTAAAAAGtcgaacaaatatcatataaaaggaTTTTACTCCAAGTACAGTATCAGTAGTTTAGGGGAAACTATGAATACAGTAAGAGCTCATTGAAATTTCAACCATATGCAGCAAAGGGCACACCTATACTTCTACAGTCAGGCCTCCTACATGTAGTCTCAAACAAATCAGACCTGAATGCAGAAGTTCTATGTTTATCTCTTGGTTGATACTGGAacctatttaaatttttgattaatgcAAAAGGATATTCAagtatatattttcaattttagttatttcttgaaaaatatgAGAACTTGAACAAAAAAATAGCAATTAGAAGAGTACTCAATATACATTACTTCGGACGATATTCATTATATAAATGTTATTGTCAATACTAAGTCTTTTTTGGGAAATCCTTAATCTTAACTTAACTTCCTACTAATTTGCAAATAAATCTTAATGACTGGTttcacaaatttcacaattgtacCAACAATGTAATAACATTATATAGTTCAAATCTGTTATATGCATGCAAAATACAACTCAAATGCTCATATACTGTGAAATTATTAGAGAAAAATATGTACATCTTGTTGCTAAATATTGTTGCAAACTTTGGGGGATAGAGGACTTCATTAATTTTAGGAATAAAAATGGATTAATAAACCAAAATCCCCATCTTACGTATAGGCTACACTCAGTTCCAGATCATTTTTTGCTGTCCCTGTGTTTTTACACAGAAACTAGGCAGCAGATGTATAGTCTCTCGTTGGATTTAGGTTAAATTTATTGAATGAAATTATAATAGACAAAATGCaagaactaaaattttaaaacgcTTGAAAAGCACAATATTACATCATACTTTTTATGTGCAACACTTTTTCCAAAGATCAAAGGCACGGATAGAGATgttaaaacatatttatattcaCACACTaagatatatgttttttttggaTACCTAGGCTTATAGGCCTTACAAATTAGCATACGTTACAATGAGGGTGAGCAAAAATTTAACTAATGACGTGGGACGACAGGAGATAAGCCCTTAGCACTAGGCTATATCCTCACGCTCGCTGAGATATATATTGAACATAAGTAGCAAAAAATCTAAAGGTTCCCGTGGATTCTAACCTGTACCGTCACATCTTAATTCCTCACAAGCCGCACAGCCCTCCACGACAGCATCTACAGCAGAAAATCCGTCATCAGCAGCTGTCCATGCCGCTCTAACAGCTTCCAAGAAAGGCCAGGTGCTTACAACCAAAGGATACAAGCTCGAATTCTCAACCTCATGACCACCAGCCTGCTCCACAATGCACAAACAAATTCATAAACACGCGAAAATCCAATCAAGTtccagcacttattttaaatcttCTAATTCGATTTCGGCTTGACCTAAACAATTACACTCTTATGTAACTCTAGTGAAATTTCAGCATTGCATATATCGTAAATTACACATTAACTATCCATTAAACTATCGAAAATACTTCGAATAAATTTAACTGACAAGCAACGATCAAGAATTGAGCATATAACAGATGatcaaacacatatataatgcACTTAAGCACCCCTGTTTCAACAAATAGCTCTGTTAATCtgttatatatacacaaatttaaatgatttttaaatattaatgccTCGCAGTATAGACTTATCCTCAGTAATCTGTTTCAGGTCACGTGTTCGATTCTCGTTCATTCCGAAATCTATCAAGAAAGGGAAGCAACATGAAACATAACAAGTAAAGGCTTAATAGTCGGAGGTCGGAGGTTCGATTCTCCTCAGGATAAACAGAATAAGAACAAAGAGAGAGATTACCAGGGAGAGAGAGTGAAGCAGCAAGGAGAGAATGAAGAGAGATGGAGTGATCTGTGTTTGACTATCCATTGATTGGGCGTCTGTGTCACTGGACCTTGGTATTTACTTCATGGCCTCCGGTTACTTAAACATCTCCGTTTAAATACTTGTCTTTTATCGAGCAAATCCAACCGTAATTACCCGACTAAAATTTGAATTggcacataaaaaaaattaataattaattaaaaatgtcACAATCCAATCATACTCCCCCTTATTTGTCCTCCCTCATTCTCATTCTCATTTTGACACgttttttaaaactaatttaaaataggtaaaatagatttttttgccactcaacttatagtgtttttagaaacttaccacccaactaatttttttattctttaagtcactaatgttaggtttggttttatttttagccaccagcttaggtttggatttgattactagcattatgataattttttgtatcatcatttatacatagtgatagtatctaatattttgatgatgtgtcgtatgtttatattcttatatatagcaatagtaatataaaatgagccgatgaaaaattaaaatcaggaataatagtaattagattctaaaaattcaataaatcatgaatatgaaatcaatgacttcaaacaattcaccctctCTCATAAGATGAAGTCTCTCATAAGATGAAGTGTAATCAAGTGATATGacgcatcatctttcgctattaaactTTCAATGGACTAGCTCAATCTAAGatctttcttaaatttatcttcaaaaattttaataactttatcttattacaattttcgagataaataaatagagaggaaaacttaattttcgatgattgtcttctatatataatgcatcattttatattaatattacttcttcgtccctctcattagtttacaaattttctctagtgcttagcatgtatttgagattcttataaaacatagtttcataacttatttttgtgtgtaaaaattcaaacgctgaattttatttcggaagaaaaaaaataaagttatatatgaaactacatcttttaaaggccatataatgcgtgtaaaattcttatcatccaaggtaagcgaccttgaagacataaaaagtactacatataaaaatacaaacatatatcaaatcatcaaaatattaccgactacccctatattttaataacgatacacataaaatgtaatgataataatcaaatctgaacctaacttcagtgataaaaaaagagctaaatctaacactagtgagaaaaataaaaaaattatagttcagtggttagtttctaaaaacgcaataagtttagtgacaaaaaaattatcataatgctggtaatcaaatccaaatctaagttggtggctaaaaataaaaccaaacctaacattagtgactaaaagaataaaaaaattagttgggtggtaagtttctaaaaacactataagttgagtggcaaaaaaatctattttccctttaaaatatagcttcataataTTTATGCATACAAACAGCGAACATATACAAATGGACACGACGAAGGGAGTAACTATAGTCAAGTTATAACTTTGTCGAACCTCTTACCTCTACATATGTGTATTAAATTTGTAGaaaaattacacatcatttattaccatattaaaatgatatgttatatttataacgacctaaattattaataacatactatttctAATTATATCCGATCAATATAGTAAATACCGTCAACACAATGCATTAaatattcaacaaattttacatgatGGCCAATTTAGCTCACCATTATAACCAACGAGTGCTTTTTATTCGTTTATCCACAAAATTAAACATTAGCATGATCTCGTTTCTTCTTGGTTAGCTATACAGCAATTCGGGAGAGACAAGCCACAAAGATTGCAAATTCATAACCAGTTGTACAACAATTTTGATGTTAGGTTTTATGAAAGGCTGCATCTAAGACAACTAATAATAACACCAAATATCTAGTTTACGTGACCTAGGACCTTTGTATAGGTGGTTAATCTAGCTAgtcaatattttgttttttgctaaataataatttatataaaagagaaaaaCGGAATACATCCTACAAGGAGCATACCCCAAGAAGATACAGAGAGAACTAGCCGCTCGACCCGCTCGGCAATCAACAAGGAAAAAACTTACGACAGACTAGACAGACAAGTAAAATAAAGAGCTTTAAAGCTAAGCAGACTAAATAGAAATTTAGTATAAAAGGCAAATCAGCCTACTATCCTCATGCAGCCATTTCTGAAATTTTGCTGAAGTAAATAACTTCTCTCTAACAGTGCGCTTCATAAGAGTAATGGTATGAATAGTAGCACGCCCTGACCCCTGGTTATGTAGACGGTAGTTTCGCTCTTTTCAAACTAAGTAAACAGCCACAGAAAGGAAGAGGTTGCCAAGAAGTTTCTCCCTTTTGTTAATTTTGATGTGAAATAAATTCCCACTCTCCCATTGACTCCAATCATTAGAGAAAACAATCGGACATACTAGTCAACATTCATAATCTGTACATAAATATGTTCTGTAACTTTGATTGATATGGATTTATTGGACGAGTTATACACATTTCTATCGTATATAcaatgatgatatatatatatatatatatatatatatatatatatatatatatgtatatatatatatatatatagagtcatgctcTAGTGAGAACCAACGTtattgtgagatatgagatccaaTCCTAACCACTCATTTCATACCTTATATCAATTTCTCACcatacattaatttttaatttttaaatatattatcttcatCCTCATTCTAGTTCCACCACCTGCCACCTCCAACCACCACTGACCGCCATTCCCggccaccaccacctccggcgACCACCGGAAAATCACCACCGCcgaacataaaatcaccactgtcaaacaaaaaatcaccaccggaaaacaaaaaatcactacttcaaaaatgaaaatcacCACCAGGAAACGAAAATCAACACACCCGGCCATTATTCATGCCCACCATATCCACCACTAACTCCGTTCATCAACTCCGGTCAACAACATCATAAAAATTATCACCACTTCACCATCTAGAAACCACCACAATCATCTACAAATCCCCAAAATCTAAAAAATCACCgattacaaaacaaaatcactAGAAATGATCACcgacataataacaataatcactAAAAACGTCATCGTTAATCACCATCGTTACCATCCACAGACTATCACCACTGTCTACAACCCTTTAAATCTGAAAAAAATCaccaattacaaaataaaatcactGAAAATGAACAGAATTGAATAAACAGCTATTTGATAATGCTTGAGGTCTCGGAAAATCGATTAAAGGAGATTGTAATTACCGGATGGAGGTCGGAGAGTCATCGGAATGCTCAGCCGATTGACTCTCGCCTACGAGAACGAGGAAGATCAGAGGGGAGGCCGAGAGCGGCGAGGAGACATAGAGGAAACGAAAGGaggatgagtgtttgtacatcAAGGTTGTGCAGCGGGGTTGCGGTGTTGCCGGCGGTGACAACGTCACCGTGACATCGGCGATAGCAGCAGCAAAGAAAGGGGATATGCGATTCATTGTGTGTGTATAGTCAAGCCCACCGCATCAGCGGCGAAGAAAGAGAGAAATGCTGAGCCATCGGCGGCGATGGCGGCAACGGATGGAGGGCGTGGAGTTTTGATGCGGTGAGAGAAGACACTGGGTAATGGGTAGGTGGTGAGTAAGATGGGTGGGTAAATGaaaactataaaatataatttgtgtggttgtgatttattttagggataaaaatgtgtggctgagattagatctcatatctctaattagttggggttctcatttgagcacttgcctatatatatatatatatatatatatatatatatatatatatatatatatatatatatatatatatatatatatatatatacatatattaagtAAAATGAATAACTAAAAGTTTACATAATTAAACAACAAATTATTTGTTCATAGTCGAGGAACGTTTGTAGTAAAATAAGACCCACATATGCATACAGGGTTTTGGTCCCTGACAAATGGTTGTCAGGGAGACCTTATCTAACACACAGCTacgggtgtgcattcggttcggttaaccgaaaaccgaaccgaataaccgaaataatttcggttcagttaatcgaaatttatatttcggtagccatattttcatttttcgatttttcggttttttaaccgcagttaaccgaaaaccgaatggttaaccgaatttttatttactttataaaaaaattaatattttaattaataatataaaaattataacgtGTAGTATGTCTAAGACCTAAACCTATATACCTAATTAGAGGCTTCATTCATTGTCACTCGACTCACTCCATCAGTATCTAACACCAACAGCACTGCAGCAAGACTGCAGGAGTCAAGATTCAGAAGTGTGAATGGGGGTGATTGGTGATTCAGACATCACATCATCAGAGTGAACAAGAGGACATGTTTAAATGT is a window from the Daucus carota subsp. sativus chromosome 8, DH1 v3.0, whole genome shotgun sequence genome containing:
- the LOC108197339 gene encoding probable isoaspartyl peptidase/L-asparaginase 3 isoform X1, with product MDSQTQITPSLFILSLLLHSLSLAGGHEVENSSLYPLVVSTWPFLEAVRAAWTAADDGFSAVDAVVEGCAACEELRCDGTVGPGGSPDENGESTMDALIMNGVTMEVGAVGAMRFVKDGIRAAKLVMQHTQHTMLVGDQASAFAISMGLSGPSNLSSPESMDKWIKWKENDCQPNFRKNVLPSNSCGPYHLKDSMDFGKTCSANKFIQNCGSVTSHVGRHNHDTISMAVFDRMGHIAVGTSTNGASFKIPGRVGDGPIAGSSAYADSEVGACGATGDGDIMMRFLPCYQVVESMRLGMEPILAARDAISRIRRKFPDFIGAVFAVNKNGLHAGACHGWTFQYSVRSPQMKDVQVFTVVP
- the LOC108197339 gene encoding probable isoaspartyl peptidase/L-asparaginase 3 isoform X2 encodes the protein MGLVQVTMEVGAVGAMRFVKDGIRAAKLVMQHTQHTMLVGDQASAFAISMGLSGPSNLSSPESMDKWIKWKENDCQPNFRKNVLPSNSCGPYHLKDSMDFGKTCSANKFIQNCGSVTSHVGRHNHDTISMAVFDRMGHIAVGTSTNGASFKIPGRVGDGPIAGSSAYADSEVGACGATGDGDIMMRFLPCYQVVESMRLGMEPILAARDAISRIRRKFPDFIGAVFAVNKNGLHAGACHGWTFQYSVRSPQMKDVQVFTVVP